The following are encoded in a window of Mycobacterium sp. ELW1 genomic DNA:
- a CDS encoding heavy metal translocating P-type ATPase: MTVSVVGGPTAPNVSGAAHRVELDVSGMSCAACAARVETKLNKVDGVRASVNYATRVASVDAPESVAVEDLCDVIRKAGYDAAPRSTSAAETVDPDDKLARSLLRRLAIAAVLFVPLADLSVMFAVVPSTRFAGWGWLLTALAAPIVTWAAWPFHRVALRNARHGTASMETLISVGVTAATLWSLYTIFIGHRERRSDGIWQALLSSDSIYLEVAAGVTVFILAGRYFEARAKSRAGSALRALAALSAKNVTVLLADGSEMVLPADELKEQQKFVVRPGETIAADGLVIEGDAAIDMSAMTGEAKPARAHPGGPVVGGTVVLDGRLIVEAAAVGADTQFAGMVRLVEEAQAQKADAQRLADRIAGVFVPVVFGIAALTATGWWLAGADADRVFSAALAVLVIACPCALGLATPTAMMVASGRGAQLGIFLKGYRALEAIRAVDTVVFDKTGTLTTGHLAVTEVTVADGAQSDEVLALAAAVEVASEHAVAVAITTATDERRPVEDFRAHPGRGVVGTVSGHDVTVGRPSWVAGQADVPESVQAARRRGESRGETVVFVAVDGQVCGAVAVADAVKESAADAVAALHRRGMRTVLLTGDNAAAAGAVAAQVGIEEVIADVLPEGKVDVIEQLREHGRVVAMVGDGINDGPALASADLGLAIGRGTDVAIGAADIILVRDDLDIVPQALDLARATMRTIRTNLFWAFGYNVAAIPIAAAGFLNPLIAGAAMAFSSFFVVSNSLRLRNFDSR, from the coding sequence ATGACGGTATCGGTCGTGGGCGGTCCAACCGCTCCGAACGTGTCCGGCGCCGCGCACCGGGTCGAACTCGACGTCTCCGGGATGTCCTGCGCGGCGTGCGCGGCCCGAGTCGAGACCAAGCTCAACAAGGTCGACGGCGTGCGCGCCTCGGTCAACTACGCCACCCGGGTGGCCAGTGTCGATGCGCCCGAATCGGTGGCCGTCGAGGACCTGTGCGACGTGATCCGCAAGGCCGGGTACGACGCCGCCCCGCGCTCCACCTCGGCCGCCGAGACGGTGGATCCCGACGACAAGCTGGCCCGCAGCCTGCTGCGGCGGCTGGCGATCGCCGCCGTGCTGTTCGTGCCGCTGGCCGACCTGTCGGTGATGTTCGCGGTCGTGCCCAGTACCCGGTTCGCCGGCTGGGGCTGGCTGCTCACCGCGCTGGCGGCGCCGATCGTCACATGGGCGGCCTGGCCGTTCCACCGGGTCGCCCTGCGCAACGCCCGCCACGGCACCGCGTCGATGGAGACGCTGATCTCCGTCGGGGTCACCGCGGCCACACTGTGGTCGCTCTACACGATCTTCATCGGGCATCGCGAACGACGCAGTGACGGCATCTGGCAGGCGCTGCTGAGCAGCGATTCGATCTACCTGGAGGTGGCCGCCGGCGTCACCGTCTTCATCCTGGCCGGGCGCTACTTCGAGGCGCGGGCGAAGTCGCGGGCCGGCAGCGCGTTGCGCGCGCTGGCCGCGCTGAGCGCCAAGAACGTGACGGTGCTGCTGGCCGACGGCAGCGAAATGGTGCTGCCGGCAGACGAACTCAAAGAGCAGCAGAAATTCGTGGTGCGCCCCGGCGAGACGATCGCCGCCGACGGGTTGGTGATCGAGGGTGACGCCGCCATCGACATGAGTGCGATGACGGGCGAAGCCAAGCCGGCGCGTGCCCATCCCGGTGGGCCGGTGGTCGGCGGAACGGTGGTGCTCGACGGCCGGCTGATCGTCGAGGCGGCTGCCGTGGGCGCCGACACCCAGTTCGCCGGGATGGTGCGGCTGGTCGAAGAAGCGCAAGCCCAGAAGGCCGATGCGCAACGGCTGGCCGACCGGATCGCCGGAGTGTTCGTGCCGGTGGTGTTCGGAATCGCGGCGCTGACGGCGACGGGCTGGTGGCTGGCGGGGGCCGACGCCGACCGGGTGTTCTCGGCGGCGCTGGCGGTGCTGGTGATCGCGTGTCCGTGTGCGCTGGGACTGGCGACCCCGACCGCGATGATGGTGGCCTCCGGACGCGGCGCGCAGCTCGGCATCTTCCTCAAGGGCTACCGTGCGCTCGAAGCCATCCGCGCGGTGGACACCGTGGTGTTCGACAAGACCGGCACGCTGACCACCGGGCACCTGGCGGTCACGGAGGTGACGGTGGCCGACGGCGCGCAATCCGACGAGGTTCTGGCGCTCGCCGCGGCGGTCGAGGTGGCCTCCGAACATGCTGTGGCGGTGGCCATCACGACCGCCACCGACGAGCGCCGGCCGGTGGAGGACTTCCGCGCCCACCCCGGCCGCGGGGTCGTCGGAACGGTGTCCGGGCACGACGTGACAGTGGGCCGCCCGTCGTGGGTCGCCGGCCAGGCGGATGTCCCCGAGTCGGTGCAGGCGGCGCGGCGCCGCGGTGAATCTCGCGGCGAGACAGTCGTATTCGTTGCTGTCGACGGACAGGTGTGCGGGGCCGTGGCGGTCGCCGACGCGGTGAAGGAATCGGCCGCCGATGCGGTGGCCGCGCTGCACCGCCGGGGGATGCGCACGGTGCTGCTCACCGGCGACAATGCCGCCGCCGCGGGTGCGGTGGCCGCGCAGGTCGGCATCGAGGAGGTCATCGCCGACGTGCTGCCCGAAGGCAAGGTCGACGTGATCGAGCAACTGCGCGAGCACGGCCGGGTGGTCGCCATGGTCGGTGACGGCATCAACGACGGACCCGCGCTGGCATCGGCAGATCTGGGCCTGGCCATCGGGCGCGGCACCGACGTGGCGATCGGCGCCGCCGACATCATCCTGGTGCGCGACGATCTCGACATCGTCCCGCAGGCACTCGACCTGGCCCGTGCGACCATGCGCACGATTCGGACGAACCTGTTCTGGGCATTCGGCTACAACGTGGCGGCCATCCCGATCGCCGCCGCCGGATTCCTCAATCCGCTCATCGCCGGTGCGGCGATGGCGTTCTCGTCGTTCTTCGTCGTCTCGAACAGCCTGCGGCTGCGCAACTTCGACTCCCGATAG
- the sigC gene encoding RNA polymerase sigma factor SigC, with amino-acid sequence MAERDDDPVTALALAAGRGDAAALEAFIRATQRDVWRAVAFLGDPGHADDLTQETFLRALGALPRFSGRSSARTWLLSIARRVVVDQIRRNQARPRTTSAIDLEQVLDARRSAGRFEDITEIRMLLDGLDTDRRNALMLTQVLGLSYSEAAEVCGCPVGTIRSRVARAREDLLGAAGRDDQVG; translated from the coding sequence GTGGCCGAACGCGACGACGACCCCGTGACTGCGCTGGCCCTGGCCGCGGGCCGGGGCGATGCGGCCGCACTCGAGGCGTTCATCAGGGCCACTCAGCGAGATGTGTGGCGTGCGGTCGCCTTCCTCGGTGATCCCGGTCACGCCGACGACCTGACGCAGGAGACGTTCCTGCGGGCGTTGGGCGCACTCCCCCGGTTCTCCGGCCGGTCCTCGGCCCGGACCTGGCTGCTGTCGATCGCCCGCCGTGTCGTCGTCGACCAGATCCGCCGTAATCAGGCACGACCACGCACGACCTCTGCGATCGATCTGGAGCAGGTGCTCGACGCCCGGCGCAGCGCCGGCCGATTCGAGGACATCACCGAAATCCGGATGCTGCTCGACGGCTTGGACACCGACCGCCGCAACGCGCTGATGCTGACCCAGGTGCTGGGGTTGTCCTACTCCGAAGCCGCCGAGGTCTGCGGATGCCCGGTGGGCACCATCCGCTCCCGGGTCGCGCGAGCACGCGAGGATCTGCTCGGCGCCGCCGGCCGCGACGATCAGGTCGGCTGA
- a CDS encoding sodium:calcium antiporter: MTSLPSAVLVAVFAACAVVIWFAGIKLSQMTDVLSQRWNLGSAFAGVILLAIATNLPEIAITASAALSHHIDVAVGNILGGIAIQTVVLAILDAAGTRPRKPLTYLAASLTLVLEAGLVVALLVIVVMSTQLPGSLIAWRLTPGAVLIVVVWAIGLYLVRRARRGLPWHQEGHAPGSQDKPPGHSTAANEKTAAQRGMGTGRAVAVFGVAALATLIAGVLIERSGEEVFGRWGMSGVLFGATVLAAATSLPELSTGLASTRMGDYKLAMSDIFGGNAFLPVLFLLATLLSGDAVLPTAHHTDIYLTALAGLLTVVYMAGLIFRPQRQWLRMGLDSLAVVVLYIAGIVGLASITN; this comes from the coding sequence ATGACATCTTTGCCATCGGCAGTGCTGGTCGCCGTCTTCGCCGCCTGCGCCGTCGTCATTTGGTTCGCGGGAATCAAGTTGTCCCAGATGACCGATGTGCTCTCGCAGCGGTGGAATCTCGGCTCGGCGTTCGCCGGCGTCATACTGCTCGCGATTGCGACCAACCTGCCGGAGATCGCCATCACGGCCAGCGCCGCACTGTCCCATCACATCGATGTGGCGGTGGGCAACATCCTCGGTGGAATCGCGATCCAGACCGTCGTGCTGGCCATCCTCGACGCCGCCGGCACGCGTCCGCGTAAGCCGTTGACCTACCTCGCGGCCTCTCTGACCCTGGTGCTGGAGGCCGGTCTCGTGGTGGCGCTGCTGGTGATCGTGGTGATGTCGACACAACTGCCCGGTTCGCTGATCGCCTGGCGGCTGACTCCCGGCGCCGTCCTGATCGTCGTCGTTTGGGCGATCGGCCTGTACCTGGTCCGCCGCGCCCGTCGAGGCCTGCCGTGGCACCAAGAAGGTCATGCGCCAGGCAGCCAGGACAAGCCACCGGGCCACTCCACCGCGGCCAACGAAAAGACCGCTGCGCAACGGGGTATGGGCACCGGTCGCGCAGTCGCCGTGTTCGGCGTCGCGGCTCTGGCCACGCTGATCGCCGGCGTTCTGATCGAACGCAGTGGTGAGGAGGTATTCGGCCGCTGGGGAATGTCGGGGGTGCTGTTCGGTGCCACGGTGCTGGCCGCCGCAACGTCGCTGCCCGAGCTGTCGACCGGCCTGGCGTCGACCCGGATGGGTGATTACAAGCTGGCGATGAGTGACATCTTCGGCGGCAACGCCTTTCTGCCCGTGCTGTTCCTGCTCGCGACCCTGCTGTCCGGTGACGCCGTCCTGCCGACCGCCCATCACACCGACATCTATCTGACCGCGCTGGCCGGCCTGCTCACCGTGGTCTACATGGCGGGACTGATTTTCCGCCCGCAGCGCCAATGGCTGCGGATGGGGCTGGATTCCCTCGCCGTGGTCGTTTTGTACATCGCCGGCATCGTCGGGTTGGCGTCCATCACCAATTAA
- a CDS encoding glucose 1-dehydrogenase, whose translation MRALTVQPGQADSLAVEDIDEPQVGPGELLVAGLAVGVCGTDKEIAAGDYGWPPPGRDRLVLGHESLGRVLTAPPGSDFAEGDLVVGVVRRPDPVPCGACAHGEFDMCRNGRYTERGIKELDGYGSERWCVENDYAVKLDDGLADVGVLMEPTTVVAKAWEQVYRVGQRAWFEPRTALITGAGPIGLLAALVGVQHGLDVHVLDRVTAGPKPDIVNALHATYHHGSVEDALGAIGPDIVIEATGVGSLVFDAMSVTGSYGIVALTGVSPKGRAFTVDAGGLNRDIVLQNDAVVGSVNANLRHYRQAAEALAKADPNWLASLITRRVLLADATKAFTAESDDVKVIVTLQEAT comes from the coding sequence ATGCGCGCGTTGACTGTGCAACCCGGACAAGCCGATTCCCTAGCTGTCGAAGATATCGACGAACCCCAGGTTGGGCCAGGTGAATTGCTGGTAGCCGGCCTGGCCGTCGGTGTGTGCGGAACCGATAAGGAGATTGCCGCCGGTGACTACGGCTGGCCCCCACCCGGGCGTGACCGGTTGGTGTTGGGTCACGAATCCCTGGGCCGGGTGCTGACCGCTCCCCCGGGCAGCGACTTCGCCGAAGGCGATCTGGTGGTAGGGGTGGTGCGCAGGCCCGATCCGGTGCCCTGTGGCGCGTGTGCCCATGGCGAGTTCGACATGTGCCGCAACGGTCGATACACCGAGCGCGGCATCAAGGAGTTGGACGGATACGGCAGCGAACGCTGGTGTGTGGAAAACGACTATGCGGTCAAACTCGACGACGGGCTTGCCGACGTCGGCGTGTTGATGGAGCCCACCACCGTCGTGGCCAAAGCCTGGGAACAGGTGTACCGCGTGGGGCAGCGAGCCTGGTTCGAGCCGCGCACCGCACTGATTACCGGCGCGGGCCCGATCGGGCTTCTCGCCGCACTGGTCGGCGTCCAGCACGGTCTCGACGTTCACGTGCTCGACCGGGTCACCGCGGGGCCGAAACCAGACATCGTCAACGCCTTGCACGCCACCTACCACCACGGCAGCGTCGAGGACGCCCTCGGAGCGATTGGTCCGGACATCGTGATCGAAGCCACCGGCGTCGGATCGCTGGTCTTCGACGCCATGAGCGTCACCGGCTCGTACGGCATCGTCGCGCTGACGGGTGTCTCCCCGAAGGGTCGGGCCTTCACCGTGGATGCCGGCGGCCTCAATCGCGACATCGTTCTTCAGAACGATGCGGTGGTGGGTTCGGTCAATGCGAACCTGCGTCACTACCGGCAGGCCGCCGAAGCGTTGGCCAAGGCCGATCCGAATTGGTTGGCCAGCTTGATAACCCGGCGTGTCCTTCTTGCCGACGCGACGAAGGCATTCACCGCCGAATCCGACGACGTCAAGGTGATCGTGACCCTCCAGGAGGCGACTTAA
- a CDS encoding class I SAM-dependent methyltransferase, whose amino-acid sequence MGTRPEDDDSADRALKAKHRALWASGDYPTVAAELVAALGPELVDAVGIRPDHVVLDVAAGAGNASIPAAEAGARVTASDLTPELFDAGRRIAAARGVELEWVEADAEALPFADNHFDVVLSCLGAMFAPHHQAAADELVRVCRPGGSIGMINWTPQGFIGQLFATMKPYAAPPPPGASPAPLWGDENHVRELFGDKVTDLTMERRTLQMAHSPSPLEFREYWKRNYGPTIAVYSLTADRPDQVASLDRDFLAFLEQWNQSDQPGRTAYSAEYLVVTATKR is encoded by the coding sequence ATGGGTACCAGACCAGAAGACGATGATTCCGCCGATCGGGCGCTGAAGGCCAAGCATCGTGCCCTGTGGGCGTCCGGTGACTACCCGACGGTGGCCGCCGAGTTGGTCGCCGCACTCGGCCCAGAGCTCGTCGACGCTGTCGGCATCCGGCCCGATCACGTGGTGCTGGACGTGGCCGCCGGCGCCGGCAACGCCTCGATTCCGGCCGCCGAAGCCGGCGCGCGAGTGACCGCCAGTGACCTCACTCCGGAGCTCTTCGACGCCGGCCGCCGGATCGCCGCCGCGCGCGGTGTCGAGCTGGAGTGGGTGGAGGCCGACGCGGAGGCGCTTCCGTTCGCCGACAACCACTTCGATGTCGTCCTGTCTTGTTTGGGCGCGATGTTCGCCCCGCATCACCAGGCGGCCGCCGACGAGTTGGTGCGGGTGTGCCGGCCGGGTGGGTCGATCGGGATGATCAACTGGACGCCGCAAGGATTCATCGGCCAGTTGTTCGCCACCATGAAGCCCTATGCCGCGCCGCCGCCCCCGGGCGCCTCGCCCGCACCGCTGTGGGGTGACGAGAACCATGTACGAGAGTTGTTCGGCGACAAGGTCACCGACCTCACCATGGAACGCAGGACCCTTCAGATGGCGCACAGCCCCAGCCCGCTGGAGTTCCGGGAATACTGGAAACGCAACTACGGACCCACAATCGCCGTGTACAGCTTGACTGCGGACCGCCCCGACCAGGTGGCGAGCCTCGACCGCGACTTCCTGGCGTTCCTCGAGCAGTGGAACCAGTCGGATCAGCCCGGCCGCACTGCCTACTCGGCCGAGTATCTGGTGGTGACGGCGACGAAGCGTTAA
- a CDS encoding GntR family transcriptional regulator, with protein sequence MTAVPEPQQAHEALLRPVRLGNAFEDTVGRLLQTIKLGVLTPGDSLPPERELATRLGVSRDTVREAIKSLADAGYLVSRRGRYGGTFLSESLPAPTEGRVRFSRADIDDALRLREILEVGAARMAATRTLTAAEREGLWSRLTDVRCSCAEDYRRLDSRLHLAIAEAAGSASLVPLVAENRMRLNALLDQIPLLRRNIAHSDEQHEAIVIAILAGDPDAAGAAMQAHIAGSAALLHGFLD encoded by the coding sequence ATGACAGCCGTACCGGAACCGCAGCAGGCCCACGAGGCACTGCTGCGTCCGGTGCGCCTGGGCAACGCCTTCGAGGACACCGTCGGCCGGCTGCTGCAGACCATCAAGCTCGGCGTGCTCACCCCGGGTGACTCGCTGCCCCCGGAACGGGAACTCGCCACCCGGCTCGGCGTCAGCCGCGACACCGTCCGGGAGGCGATCAAGTCGCTGGCCGACGCTGGTTACCTGGTGTCGCGGCGCGGCCGTTACGGCGGCACCTTCCTGTCCGAGTCGCTACCCGCCCCCACCGAAGGCCGGGTGCGGTTCAGCCGCGCCGACATCGACGATGCGCTGCGGCTGCGCGAGATCCTCGAGGTCGGCGCAGCCCGGATGGCCGCGACCCGGACGCTGACCGCGGCCGAGCGGGAAGGGCTGTGGTCCCGGTTGACCGATGTGCGTTGCTCGTGCGCCGAGGACTATCGGCGGCTGGACTCCCGGCTGCATCTGGCCATCGCGGAGGCCGCCGGATCGGCATCGCTGGTGCCGCTGGTAGCCGAGAACCGGATGCGGCTGAACGCGCTGTTGGATCAGATTCCGTTGCTGCGGCGCAACATTGCGCATTCCGACGAACAGCACGAGGCCATCGTCATCGCCATCCTCGCCGGCGATCCGGATGCCGCCGGAGCGGCGATGCAGGCCCACATCGCCGGATCGGCAGCGCTGTTGCACGGCTTCCTGGACTGA
- a CDS encoding 3-oxoacyl-ACP reductase, which translates to MDLSQRLKDKVAVVTGGASGIGLAAVKRMRDEGAIVVIGDLDETTGKTVANDLNVTFVQVDVSDQVAVDKLFDTAFELHGGVDIAFNNAGISPPDDDLIENTGIDAWDRVQDVNLKSVFFCCKAALRHMVPAQRGSIINTASFVAVNGSATSQISYTASKGGVLAMSRELGIQYARQGIRVNALCPGPVNTPLLRELFAKDPERAARRLVHVPMGRFAEPEELAAAVAFLASDDSSFITGSSFLVDGGITGHYVTPL; encoded by the coding sequence ATGGATCTGTCCCAGCGACTCAAGGACAAGGTCGCCGTCGTCACGGGTGGCGCGAGCGGTATCGGACTCGCAGCCGTCAAACGGATGCGGGACGAGGGCGCGATCGTCGTCATCGGGGATCTCGACGAGACGACCGGCAAGACCGTGGCCAACGACTTGAACGTGACGTTCGTCCAGGTCGACGTGTCCGATCAGGTCGCGGTGGACAAGTTGTTCGACACCGCTTTCGAGCTGCACGGCGGCGTCGACATCGCGTTCAACAACGCGGGTATCAGCCCGCCTGACGATGACCTCATCGAGAACACCGGCATCGACGCCTGGGACCGGGTGCAGGACGTCAACCTGAAGTCGGTCTTCTTCTGCTGCAAGGCCGCGCTACGGCACATGGTGCCCGCGCAGCGCGGCTCGATCATCAACACCGCCTCGTTCGTGGCGGTCAACGGTTCGGCCACCTCCCAGATCTCCTACACCGCGTCCAAGGGCGGTGTGCTGGCGATGTCGCGCGAACTCGGAATCCAGTACGCGCGCCAGGGAATTCGGGTCAACGCGCTGTGCCCCGGCCCGGTGAACACCCCGCTGCTGCGGGAGTTGTTCGCCAAGGATCCGGAGCGGGCCGCCCGCCGACTGGTGCACGTGCCGATGGGCCGGTTCGCCGAGCCGGAGGAACTGGCCGCCGCGGTGGCATTCCTGGCCAGCGACGACTCCTCGTTCATCACCGGCTCCAGCTTCCTGGTCGACGGCGGCATCACCGGCCACTACGTCACCCCGCTGTAA
- a CDS encoding aldehyde dehydrogenase family protein — protein MSTTELVNPATEESLRTVELTDVAGVDDAVARAKVAQKVWAAKAPAERAAALRAFAAAVEAHVGELAALEVANSGHPIGAAEWEAGHVRDVLQFYSATPERLSGKQIPVAGGLDVTFNEPMGVIGVITPWNFPMPIAAWGFAPALAAGNAVVLKPAEWTPLTSMRLGELALEAGLPKDLFQVLPGRGSVVGERFISHPDVRKIVFTGSTEVGTKVMAGAANQVKRVTLELGGKSANIVFADCDLEKAAATAPYGVFDNAGQDCCARSRILVQRSVFDKFMELLEPAVKGLVVGDPAARETEMGPLVSRKHFESVAAYVPDDRCVAFRGSAPSGPGFWFPPTVLTPQRTDRTVTEEIFGPVVAVLPFDDEADAIALANDTEYGLSGSIWTDNLSRAVRVSRAVEAGNLSVNSHSSVRYNTPFGGFKQSGLGRELGPDAPLHFTETKNVFFAVEES, from the coding sequence TTGAGTACAACCGAACTGGTCAATCCGGCCACGGAAGAGTCGCTGCGCACGGTCGAGCTGACCGACGTCGCCGGCGTCGATGACGCCGTTGCGCGCGCCAAGGTCGCGCAAAAGGTCTGGGCCGCAAAGGCACCCGCCGAACGGGCGGCCGCATTGCGGGCGTTCGCCGCCGCGGTGGAGGCGCATGTCGGGGAGCTGGCCGCCCTGGAGGTGGCCAACTCCGGTCATCCGATCGGCGCGGCCGAGTGGGAGGCCGGCCATGTGCGCGACGTGCTGCAGTTCTATTCGGCCACCCCGGAGCGCTTGTCGGGCAAGCAGATTCCGGTGGCCGGTGGCCTGGATGTGACGTTCAACGAGCCGATGGGTGTGATCGGGGTGATCACGCCGTGGAATTTCCCGATGCCGATCGCGGCGTGGGGTTTCGCGCCCGCCCTGGCCGCAGGTAATGCGGTGGTGCTCAAACCGGCCGAGTGGACGCCGCTGACCTCGATGCGGCTCGGTGAGCTTGCTCTGGAAGCCGGTCTGCCCAAGGACCTGTTCCAGGTGCTGCCCGGGCGCGGTTCGGTGGTCGGCGAGCGGTTCATCAGCCACCCCGATGTCCGCAAGATCGTGTTCACCGGCTCGACGGAGGTCGGGACCAAGGTGATGGCCGGGGCGGCCAACCAGGTCAAGCGGGTCACCCTGGAGCTCGGCGGCAAGAGCGCCAACATCGTGTTCGCCGACTGCGATCTGGAGAAGGCCGCGGCCACCGCGCCCTACGGCGTGTTCGACAATGCCGGGCAGGACTGCTGTGCGCGCAGCCGGATTCTTGTGCAGCGCAGCGTGTTCGACAAGTTCATGGAGCTGCTCGAACCAGCTGTCAAGGGCCTGGTCGTCGGTGATCCCGCGGCCCGGGAGACCGAGATGGGACCGCTGGTGTCGCGCAAGCACTTCGAGTCGGTGGCCGCCTACGTACCCGATGACAGATGCGTCGCGTTTCGCGGCTCGGCGCCCAGTGGGCCCGGTTTCTGGTTTCCGCCGACCGTGCTCACCCCGCAACGCACCGATCGCACCGTCACCGAGGAGATCTTCGGACCGGTCGTCGCGGTGCTGCCGTTCGACGACGAGGCCGACGCCATCGCCCTGGCGAATGACACCGAATACGGTCTGTCCGGGTCGATCTGGACCGACAACCTGTCGCGGGCGGTGCGGGTGTCCCGCGCGGTCGAGGCAGGCAACCTGAGCGTGAACTCGCATTCGTCGGTCCGGTACAACACCCCGTTCGGCGGGTTCAAACAATCCGGGCTCGGTCGCGAACTCGGCCCGGACGCACCCCTGCACTTCACCGAAACCAAGAACGTCTTTTTTGCAGTAGAGGAGAGCTAG
- a CDS encoding gamma-glutamyl-gamma-aminobutyrate hydrolase family protein, giving the protein MSGSDREARLRPVVGLTTYLQQAQTGVWDVHASFLPGIYIEGVTLAGGIATLLPPQPVDAGIVEQILDGIDGLIITGGRDVDPSAYGHDAHPATDEPDRVRDAWELMLVAAAIRRHLPVLGICRGAQVLNVALGGTLHQHLPDVVGHTRHQQGNAVFTTSSIRTVAGSRLAGLIGESTNAQCYHHQAIDRLGDGLMISAFDDEGVIEAVELPGDEFVLAVQWHPEETLDDLRVFAGLVEAARAYTTERVN; this is encoded by the coding sequence TTGAGCGGCTCTGACAGGGAGGCCAGGCTCCGCCCCGTCGTGGGCCTCACGACGTATCTCCAGCAGGCCCAGACCGGTGTCTGGGATGTGCACGCCAGCTTCCTGCCCGGCATCTACATCGAAGGCGTCACGCTGGCCGGGGGTATCGCCACGCTGCTTCCGCCGCAGCCGGTCGACGCCGGCATCGTCGAGCAGATCCTCGACGGCATCGACGGTCTGATCATCACCGGCGGCAGGGATGTCGATCCGTCCGCGTACGGTCACGACGCGCACCCCGCCACGGACGAACCGGACCGCGTCCGCGACGCGTGGGAACTCATGCTGGTTGCCGCGGCGATACGCCGGCACCTGCCGGTGCTCGGCATCTGCCGCGGGGCGCAGGTGCTCAACGTCGCGCTGGGCGGCACCCTGCACCAGCACCTGCCCGACGTCGTCGGGCACACCCGTCATCAGCAGGGCAACGCGGTGTTCACCACCTCGTCGATCCGCACCGTGGCGGGTAGCCGGCTGGCCGGCCTGATCGGCGAGAGCACGAATGCGCAGTGCTACCACCACCAGGCCATCGACCGGCTCGGTGACGGACTGATGATCAGCGCGTTTGACGATGAGGGCGTCATCGAGGCCGTCGAGCTGCCGGGCGACGAATTCGTCCTGGCCGTGCAATGGCATCCCGAGGAAACCCTGGACGATCTTCGCGTGTTCGCCGGCCTGGTCGAGGCGGCCCGGGCCTACACAACGGAAAGAGTGAATTGA
- a CDS encoding glutamine synthetase family protein: MVAAGEIDTVIVAFADMQGRLTGKRISAELFVDDVAAHGAECCNYLLAVDVDNNTVGGYAISSWETGYGDMVMTPDFSTLRRIPWLPATALVMADLSWTDGTPVSQAPRSILRKQLDRLAERDMCAVAATELEFMAFDTTYRDAWKSGYRNITPATDYNIDYAMLASTRMEPLLRDIRNGMAGAGMYCEGVKGECNLGQQEIGFRYADALVTCDNHTIYKNGAKEIADQHGKSLTFMAKFDEREGNSCHIHISFRGTDGSAVFADDSDELGMSPMFRSFIAGQVATLRELTLFYAPNINSYKRFVDGSFAPTAIAWGMDNRTCALRVVGHGSGMRMECRAPGGDVNQYLAVAALIAGGLHGIDNGLELPDAVDGNAYTSGAERLPTTLAEAAALFEGSTVAREVFGDEVVEHYLNNARVELAAFNSAVTDWERVRGFERL, encoded by the coding sequence ATGGTGGCCGCCGGTGAGATCGACACGGTGATCGTGGCCTTTGCCGACATGCAGGGCCGGCTGACCGGCAAGCGGATCTCGGCCGAACTGTTCGTCGACGATGTCGCCGCGCACGGCGCCGAGTGCTGCAACTACCTGCTCGCGGTGGACGTCGACAACAACACCGTCGGCGGCTACGCGATCTCGAGCTGGGAAACCGGCTACGGCGACATGGTGATGACCCCGGATTTCAGCACGCTGCGCCGCATTCCGTGGCTGCCGGCCACCGCGCTGGTGATGGCCGACCTGTCCTGGACCGATGGCACGCCGGTGAGCCAGGCGCCGCGCAGCATCCTGCGCAAGCAGCTCGACCGGCTCGCCGAGCGCGATATGTGTGCGGTCGCCGCGACCGAGCTCGAATTCATGGCGTTCGACACGACTTACCGCGACGCCTGGAAGTCCGGTTACCGCAACATCACTCCGGCCACCGACTACAACATCGACTACGCGATGCTGGCGTCGACCCGGATGGAGCCGCTGCTGCGCGACATCCGTAACGGGATGGCCGGTGCCGGCATGTACTGCGAGGGCGTCAAGGGCGAATGCAACCTGGGCCAGCAGGAGATCGGGTTCCGGTACGCCGACGCGCTGGTCACCTGCGACAACCACACGATCTACAAGAACGGCGCGAAAGAGATCGCCGATCAGCACGGCAAGAGCCTGACGTTCATGGCGAAATTCGATGAGCGGGAAGGGAACAGCTGCCACATTCACATCTCCTTCCGTGGTACCGACGGCTCGGCGGTGTTCGCTGATGACTCCGACGAACTCGGCATGTCGCCGATGTTCCGTAGCTTCATCGCCGGCCAGGTCGCCACGCTGCGCGAGCTGACGCTGTTCTATGCACCGAACATCAACTCCTACAAGCGGTTTGTCGACGGCAGCTTCGCTCCGACCGCGATCGCGTGGGGTATGGACAACCGCACCTGCGCGTTGCGGGTGGTGGGCCACGGGTCCGGGATGCGGATGGAGTGTCGGGCACCCGGCGGTGACGTCAACCAGTACCTCGCGGTGGCGGCACTGATCGCCGGTGGCTTGCACGGCATCGACAACGGGCTGGAGCTGCCCGATGCGGTCGACGGCAACGCCTACACCAGTGGCGCCGAGCGGCTGCCGACCACGCTGGCCGAGGCCGCTGCGCTGTTCGAGGGTTCGACCGTGGCGCGCGAGGTGTTCGGTGACGAGGTCGTCGAGCACTACCTGAACAACGCCCGCGTCGAGTTGGCGGCGTTCAACTCCGCGGTCACCGACTGGGAGAGGGTGCGCGGTTTTGAGCGGCTCTGA